Below is a window of Callithrix jacchus isolate 240 chromosome 15, calJac240_pri, whole genome shotgun sequence DNA.
TCTACATCTGTCCCTAGGACCCTATGCTCCCTGCCCACCCTCTTCTCCAAAGCCCAAGCATCCCACTGCTCATCAGTTTTTCTACCACTGAGCCAGGAGTACGGCAGGCAGAAGCTGCCTGACCCCTCAAGGCCTGACCTTTGTCCAGAGTGCTCTGGTTTGCACCATGCATTTCTCAGGGGTCCGcatttctcatgttttttttttttataaggtcTACACACCCCTTCAGTGAGGGCTCCTGGCTCACCTCTGGAAGCAATGGATGGGACAGGAAGCTGCCAACCTCTGTGTTGGACTTAACACCCTCGCCTTCCTGGGACTTGGCCTCGCCCAACCCAAGGAATACCTTCTTCATCCCAGAGATCAGGTATGGGTTGAATGAAGCCATCTGAGCAAGGGCTGAGGGAAGCCATCATCTAACACCTCTGGCCACCCAGGACCAGCTCTGTGTGGGGATGTGCCTTGGAGACCAAGGCAATCATCCTTTCCACTACAGGCCAGGGGATGGGACAAGAAGCAAGGAACAGGCAGGGAAATGTTAGGAAGTCAGAGCCTCCAGCAGGCCTAGTCTCAGGCTCTAAAGTATTGACTTTTCTGCAAATTTCCTTTCTGGCCAAGCCCTCTGAATTTGAAATTTGACAGCTGCCACTTCGCATCCCCCACTGTACCCCCAGGACACATCATTGGCCCTCTGTGAAGGTGGCTGGAGCAGGCCTCTGGTCCGTGGACTATCCTTCCTGGCCCTTGCATGGATGCAGTTGTGACTCTGGGGACAATGCAGCCAGAAGCTGAGGGACCAGCATTCGGTGCCTTGGGAAGTAGAGAGCAACAGACACATCTCCAAATGAGTCTCTAGCATGCAGCCCAGGCCTTCTCCATACCCCTCTTCCCAGCATCATGAACAAGGGCATTGCCTCCTCTCTCTGCCCACTTCAGGGCCCAGTGTACTCACTTCACAGTGAcagccctccccccaccaccatcCTTAGTCCTTGGGCTAGCATGTAGTCTCAGGGCCCACAATGAAAGAACAGCAGTGGTGGCAACTATGCCCTGTCTTCTGGAGCCTGTAGGGAGTTTTCCAGGCAGGTCCTTTGCCATGACAGCATGGTCCTGCCCTGTtgccccctcccctttccccttacCCATGCCCATGCTGTAAATACTTGTCATCATGGACTCCAACAGGGTTAGAGGGACAGGCCTAACCAACTGAAACTCCTCAGAGATGCCATCTCTGTCTCCCTGGGTGCCAgcagccctgctgccatgtgcaCTGGGGTGGCACTGGAGAGCCATGGAAGTGGTGAGATATTTTGTGTATGcacatgattgtgtgtgtgtgtgtgtgtgtgtgtgtgtgtgtgtgtctgcctcatTCAGTTTCTGGGGTCAAATCAACTCCTTCTCTCCAAGTGCAGTACCCTGGAGAGTGGTGGCCACTCAATATCTTTTCCTCTAGCTTtcatgtcttgtttttttttttttttgctttcccctcctcctccctctctccctttctttccttctcgcCTTTATTTGAGGGGGAAGAGTGCTGTACAAAGTCAAACAAACAAGTTTACAGTTGTAAGTGCAATGACCCGAGTCCTCCACATGACCTTGTGAATTGTGTGCTGTCCTCCTGTGCTCTGTGAGAACTCGTGGTACTTCAGTGTCCCTCCCCCTGTATTGTGACAAGGTAATTCTGTGGTATCAGAATAAACGGACTTGATATAAACAACCTACAGACTGTTTCTGGGATGGTTTCTCAAGTGGGAAGGCTTAGCTGAAGGAACAAATCCCCAAATTTGCAACCATCCTGTCCGTGGCTAAAGAGAAAAGGATAGACAAAGTTGCAGAAATGCTGGCACAACATGGGGCTGAGTCCACAGCAAGCCATCCATAGACAATGAGCCCTCCGCAAAGGTGCCCAAGTAGAGGTCCTAAGCTTGGACCTGGATCAGGCAGTCAGTGCGCAGGCTGCTGAGGGACTGCCTCCATGGCCTTTAATGTGCTGACTGCACACACAGCTTTTTTGGAGCCTGGTTCTGGGGAGACAGTGAGCAAGTGCTGCCTCCTAGTGCTGCCAACAAGCCCTGCACCTCTCTGCCTTGCTCCGAATTTTCCAACCCCCAAACTCTTGCTGGCTGCCACACCTTAGGCCTTCCTCAGATGGCCAGGAGTACCTCCTTAACAAAGTCAACCAGaattgctagatttttttttttttaacacagataAACAAGAATCCCAACTTCACCTCTGGTCCTCTCCCCAGAGTTAACATCTTGACACGTGTCCTTTCCTATTTCTTGCTCcagtcattttaaaaagcagtcagAAGGTGCAATATATCCTGTTTTCTAGCTTTCTGTTTATTTCCACATGTTTATTTCAGGTACTTAAATGTTCGTCTTCCAGTGCCCAACCTCCACAGTTCATACACCATGAGTTCGTAGCCAGTCTACCGCACACAACCTGAGGAACAGGCACTATATTCCCAGTGTTCCTATTACAAATGATGCTTGATGAACATCCTAATTTCCAATCTTTCCACCCAAATTGGTGGCTGGGGCCACTCATTCTCCTGTTTCTGGCCTTGATACCAGTCCTGTACATACGAATGCAATGGTGTCAGAAAATTGGGACTCttttagtattttgttgttgttttgagacagtctcacactgttgcccaggctggagtgcaatggcacgatctcagctcagtgcaacctctgcctcccaggttcaagcaattctcttgcctcagcctcccaagtagctgggattacaggcacccgccaccatacctggctaattttttgtattttttagtagagacagggtttcactatgttggccaggctggtctcccacctcagactcctaaagtgctgggattacaggcatggtccCCATACCcagctgagacttttttttttttaactaataatCTTGAGTAAGTAATGATGACACTGATGGGAAAGGGGAAGCTGAAGATCAGACAGGTGGAATCGCAGTCACCAGCACACAATGGAGCAGGGAGCCAGGGCCCTGAATGTGGAAGACCAGCCAGACTGAGGTATATGGAGGGGACATCCTTACTGTCCAGCCTCTCCTGCTCTCTGCTGCCATCTTAGCCCAGCCAATCCTGTGCCACGTGCACAGGGAGCCTGCCTACCTCGTTTCTTTCCTCAGGAAGCTCTCTGGTCCTGGGTGGAGTCTGAGCCCACCAGGCCCTCCACAGCCAAAAGCTCAGGCTGAGgcctggggaggaaggcagggacccACCAGCTCAAGGTCTGAGAAGGGTGGGTAAAGGCTGCGGGGATAGATAGCTCTTGGGGCAGGCCTGGTGACTGATAAGCCCAGGCAGCACCCTGAGAGTCGGCACCCTCCCCTCTTTTCCCGGCACCCTAGGGTTCTGCTCTGCGCCCTCCGCCCGGACCCTCGCCCTTCTCTTCGTCGGCCTGGGAGTCCTCCAGGGCAGGGTCTGGCACAGTCTAGTGAATGTCTGTCTCATAGTGGACCGGCAGGGACCCTACAGTCAGCCCCAGAGCCACTGGAGATCCACTCTGCGGCCCGCTCCCCatcgccccgcccccgcccccgccctcaccctcaccctcacggGCTCCCGGCTCCGCATTCCTGGCAGGGCTCCGTGCCCGCCCCGCCCTTTATCCTCAAAGACTCATGGGTCCCATTCCCCTCGGGCCCCGCCCTTCGGGTGCTCGGGCCACCCCCATCCAACCACACTCCTTCCGCCTCGCAGCCCCGTCTCACCCGCTTCTCTCGTAGGCCCTTCTACCCTCCCCGAAGCCCCGCTCCCGGGTTCCGCTTCCACAGGGCTGCCCCTCTCCTCCGAGATCCCACACCTCACCCCTCGGTAAGGGGCCAGGGACTCGGCCCACGGCCCCGCCCACCACTTGGCTAGTCCACCCCTTGAAGGCCACCTCCTCTCGAGGCCCCTGTCCCCTCCCACCCAGGACTTCTCGCTCCCAGGCCGGGTCCTCTCACCCTCAAGGCCCGCCCCCGTCAACGGTTCTCGCCCATTCGCCGAAGGCCCCGCCCCTCCCAGATTGCCGCAGGGCAAAGGCGGAGACAGTCCGGGCCGCCTCAGGCTCCGCCCCCGGAAGCCTCGCTTCCGTCCGCGAGCAAGTCTCGCCTCGCCCCAGCTGCAGAAAGGAGACTATGGAACGTCAGGTGAGGGCTCGGCCAGCGGTCCCTGTGGTCCCTGCAGACCGGGCCGGGCCTGACCCTGGTGTGTCCCCTGCGCAGGTGCTGCTGAGCGAGCCCGAGGAGGCGGCGGCGCTGTATCGGGGCCTTAGCCGCCATCCCTCGCTGAGCGCCGCCTGCCTGGGCCCGGAGGTCACCACGCAGTACGGCGGCCAATATCGGACGGTGCACACTGGTGTGTGTGCGGAGGGGAACTGGCCGGCGACGGGGTTGCGcactggggtggggaggaggggggtGTGGAGGACTCGTTGCTTGACAGTGCGTACGGGTGTGTAGGGAGCCGGCCTGGGCTTGGAAGATACACAGGTCCCCGCATACAGGTgtggggggcggggcggggccgggggcgtGCGGGGAGTTATCGGATGGCCCCTATGAGTGCACGAGATGACGGTGTAGGGGTGGAACTCAGACTTGGGGTCAGGGCTTGGACCTTGTAGGGCTATACGCAAACCACTGCACCCCATACACATGCCAGGCTGCCCTCAAGAATCCAGTGGGGGGTGCTGGTGTTATTAGTGGGCTCTCTCAAAAATGCTGTCAGCTCAGGCTCTGGAGGCTTGGACCAGGGTTGTGGCCAAGTGTTGTCCAGCCTGCAGCCAGGGTAGGGTGTTGGTGTCTGGAGACAGATTGGGGAAGATAAATCTAGGCCTTCCTGGGTCAGGTGGGGTCAGCGGCAGTAGCCAGGAGTAGCCAAGACAAGGTGAGCAGCCTCATGTCTTCCCTCACAGAGTGGACCCAGAGGGACCTGGAACGCATGGAGAACATTCGATTCTGCCGCCAATACCTGGTGTTCCATGATGGGGACTCAGTGGTATTTGCAGGACCTGCAGGCAACAGTGTGGAGACTCTGGGGGAGTAAGTTTGAGGGAGGAAGCTTGTGGGCAAGGCCACAGCCTTCCACAATGCAAGCCTTTTATGAATGCCCACCATGTGCCTAGAAGGGAGACCAGGATCGGGGTTCTTGCCCCCTTGGGAGCTCATTCAGTCTCTGGTGACATGACCTAATAAGCACTGGAGGCTTGCTCCAAACAGCCTGGACTAGAGCCCCTGGTggcctggggagctggggagagtaGAGTTTCTGCCTCAGGGAGGAAAGGCAAGGTGGGGCTAGAGGTGCTCCAGAGCTGGTGTGGAGCCTGAGCCTCAACAATCTCTCCTAAGAGGCTGTGGCCAGTAAGGGGGCAGGATGGGGTTACTGCAAGATAATCCTGACCTGCTGCCCCATGTCCACAGACTACTGAGCAGAGAGTCTCCTTCAGGTACCATGAAAGCTGTGCTGCGCAAGGCTAGAGGCACAGGCCCTGGGGAAGAGAAGCAGTTCCTGGAGGTGAGTCTGCATGGGATCAGGTAGTGGGTGACTAGAGAAAGGCTCTGCCCTACAGATAAGCCTCTGTTAGCGGGCAGAAAGCCTAATGCCCTGATGTCCTCAGGTCTGGGAGAAGAACCGGAAGCTCAAGAGCTTCAACCTGTCAGCCCTGGAGAAGCATGGGCCTGTTTATGAGGATGGTGAGGCACCTGGATGGTGAGCAGGCAGGGTGAACAGGAGGGGTAGCTGTAGCCCTGGGTCCCCCCTGATTGGCCCTCCCTACATCTAGACTGCTTTGGCTGCCTGTCCTGGTCGCACTCCGAGACACACTTGTTGTATGTGGCAGAGAAGAAGCGCCCCAAGGCCGAGTCCTTCTTTCAGACCAAAGCCTTGGATGTCAGTGCCAGCGATGATGAGATAGCCAGGCTGAAGAAGCCAGACCAAGCCATCAAGGTGCTCGTGGTTGTGGCCAATCCACGAAGGCCcagcagggcagccctggggcTCAATGTGCTCCCTTCCCATACTGTGCCTGTCAGACCTGGGAGCACTGGCTTCTAGGAAGTAGAGCAGGTCCTGTAGACAGGCTGGGCATTGAGTATCTTGTGTTCTCAGGGGGATCAGTTTGTGTTTTACGAAGACTGGGGAGAAAACATGGTTTCCAAAAGCATCCCTGTGCTCTGTGTGCTGGATGTCGAGAGTGGCAACATCTCTGTGCTTGAGGGGGTACCCGACAATGTGTCCCCTGGACAGGTCAGCAACAGCCTATGTCCCTCCTGGTGTCTGGGGCCCTTCTCGAGCTACCACCCCTTGCTCACTCCTGCCCTGTCATCTTATTTACAGGCATTCTGGGCACCTGGAGATGCTGGTGTGGTGTTTGTGGGCTGGTGGCATGAGCCCTTCCGGTTGGGCATCCGCTTTTGCACCAATCGCAGGTGAGAGAGAGTGGGGCAAGGCAAGGGGCCTTGCAACCCAATTGGCCTTGAGACTGAGTGTCTGTCTGACGGTTCCAGGTCAGCCCTGTACTACGTGGACCTCATCGGGGGGAAGTGTGGTAAGTGGCTGATGTCCACCTGTGCTTTGCTGACACACATTGGCCCTGCCAGCCTGTGTGATGCTCATGTTTCCATCTGGCCCAGAGCTCCTCTCGGATGACTCCCTGGCTGTCTCTTCTCCCCGGCTGAGCCCAGACCAATGTCGCATTGTCTACCTGCAGTACCCGTCTCTGATCCCCCATCATCAGTGCAGCCAGCTGTGCCTGGTGAGCTGGAGGTggtgagggtgggagggtggTCAGCATCATCTCCCCCATGTGCCTTCAGTAGGTGCCCTTCTGTCCTCAGTGCAGTAGCAGTGTGAGTTCTGTCTGTCCTCTCAAGGCAGGGCCTGGAGAGTGCTGCATGGAGAGCTTTGCACTGTTTGGGAATGCCACCTTGAGAATGCTCAGTCTGCAAGAATGCTCCTCCCCTTGGCTCTCAATTGCACCTAGCCAGTCTCTGCAAGGGGCTAGGATAGAGTGGGGAGTTACACAATCTCAGACCCTGCCCAGGAAGAGCTCTGGGCCCCTGGTGGAAGTCAGAGGGACATGCCTATCTGAGGCCCCTTGGACATCTGGTCCAGTCACTAGAAAAGAGATACCTCAGGCCCGTTCCAGGTCCCCCCTCTCTCCTGGGGCTACCTAAGGCAAAAGGAGATAGGCACAGGGTGCTGTGTGTCCCCTAGTGGGCCTGACCATTGTGTCCTCTTGCAGTATGACTGGTATACCAAGGTTACTTCAGTGGTGGTAGATGTCGTGCCTCGGCAGCTGGGAGGTAAGACGTACCTAGCTGGGTGGGTGCAGTGGAGCCTGTAGCTCTGCTTTCCTGCTGTCTGTTGCGTCCCTGCCCCGCTCTTCCTTCCTACGTTCCGAGGGCCATCCCTCCCTGCTGGGCCAGCCCTATGCCCAGCATCCTCAGGGAGTGGGGCTGTCACCATAAGGAACAGTTCAATAGCAAGGAGTTGTGGGACCAAGCTGAGATCAGAGTGGCCCAAGCTGATGATGTATTAATTCCTGTGCTGCAGGTCATAattagatttttcttatttttccaatgGCTGGTTAAAACCAAAACCATGACTCCTTTGAGTGGGTCTCAGGAAGTACACTAGCTTGGAATGTCACACTTGAGAGGCTGTGGACCCAAGGGCATGATGTTATCCCGTCTGCCGTCTTAACCCCAGCAACCTTTGTCCAGTCTAAGCCCTGAAGTTAATTGGGTCTTCAGGAGGGTGGCTCTTGGCTGCGAGGCTCCTGTCTTGAGTGTTCACAGCTTTGCTTCAATCCTCCTGGACCATCTCAAGAATGAGTCTCTCATTTTCTCAGGCCACCCAGTCAGTTCCAAGAGTTCAGTGAACAAGAGATAGCCTCTTTGTCTTCTCTTTGGGTTTCAGGGATGCAGTGGTGGGAACCTAGtatgaatcccagctctgtcctgAATTAGCTGTGTCCTCAGACAGGGTCCTTGCCTCCCTGAG
It encodes the following:
- the APEH gene encoding acylamino-acid-releasing enzyme isoform X2, whose product is MERQVLLSEPEEAAALYRGLSRHPSLSAACLGPEVTTQYGGQYRTVHTEWTQRDLERMENIRFCRQYLVFHDGDSVVFAGPAGNSVETLGELLSRESPSGTMKAVLRKARGTGPGEEKQFLEVWEKNRKLKSFNLSALEKHGPVYEDDCFGCLSWSHSETHLLYVAEKKRPKAESFFQTKALDVSASDDEIARLKKPDQAIKGDQFVFYEDWGENMVSKSIPVLCVLDVESGNISVLEGVPDNVSPGQAFWAPGDAGVVFVGWWHEPFRLGIRFCTNRRSALYYVDLIGGKCELLSDDSLAVSSPRLSPDQCRIVYLQYPSLIPHHQCSQLCLYDWYTKVTSVVVDVVPRQLGENFSGIYCSLLPLGCWSADSQRVVFDSAQRSRQDLFAVDTQVGTVTSLTAGGAGGSWKLLTIDQDLMVAQFSTPSLPPTLKVGFLPSAGKEQSVLWVSLEEAEPIPDIHWGIQVLQPPPEQENVQHGGPHSSFVTAWMLFPAMLCKMGFAVLLVNYRGSTGFGQDSILSLPGNVGHQDVKDVQFAVEHVLQEEHFDASRVALMGGSHGGFISCHLIGQYPETYRACVARNPVINIASMLGSTDIPDWCVVEAGFPFSSDCLPDLSVWAEMLDKSPIKYIPQVKTPLLLMLGQEDRRVPFKQGMEYYRALKTRNVPVRLLLYPKSTHALSEVEVESDNFMNAVLWLRTHLGS